In one Flavobacteriales bacterium genomic region, the following are encoded:
- a CDS encoding molybdenum cofactor biosynthesis protein MoaE: MSPEKKHKAKDIFVEGPIDPAFIATSIAKHATRTDIGAHEIFLGQVRADQRDGHGDVNVARVIAIEYTAYRDMALERMTAIREEAFTKWPSMTCLHVHHSLGTIKAGELCFMVFASAPHRAAVRESVAWVVDRIKAELPIFGKEIVEGGGHIWKSNG; this comes from the coding sequence ATGAGTCCCGAGAAGAAGCACAAGGCGAAGGACATCTTCGTGGAAGGGCCGATCGATCCGGCCTTCATCGCCACGAGCATCGCCAAGCACGCCACCCGCACGGACATCGGTGCGCACGAGATCTTCCTGGGCCAGGTGCGGGCAGACCAACGTGATGGACACGGCGACGTGAACGTCGCCCGTGTCATCGCCATCGAATACACCGCCTACCGCGACATGGCTCTGGAGCGCATGACCGCCATCCGCGAGGAGGCCTTCACGAAGTGGCCCAGCATGACCTGCCTGCACGTGCACCACAGCCTGGGCACGATCAAAGCCGGCGAGCTGTGCTTCATGGTCTTTGCCAGTGCCCCGCACCGTGCTGCGGTACGTGAGTCCGTCGCCTGGGTGGTGGACCGCATCAAGGCCGAGCTGCCCATCTTCGGGAAGGAGATCGTGGAGGGTGGTGGGCATATTTGGAAATCCAATGGATAG
- a CDS encoding MoaD/ThiS family protein: MRVLLFGMIAERAGTDCLELVAADTAELKALLAARVEGLNELSYALAVNRVIVSGEVSLSGDEEIAVLPPFAGG, translated from the coding sequence ATGAGGGTCCTCTTGTTCGGCATGATTGCGGAGCGCGCCGGCACCGATTGCTTGGAGCTGGTAGCCGCGGACACGGCCGAGCTGAAGGCCTTGCTCGCTGCACGCGTCGAAGGGTTGAATGAGCTGAGCTATGCTTTGGCCGTGAACCGCGTGATCGTGAGCGGGGAGGTGTCCTTGTCGGGAGATGAGGAGATCGCCGTGCTGCCACCATTCGCAGGAGGATGA
- a CDS encoding GxxExxY protein yields the protein MELRENVIARIAVDAMIEVHRELGPGLLESSYQHCLAYELHQRGLNVESEVALPLAFKGVKLDAGYRIDLWIERTVIVEVKSVDALHPIHTAQVLTYLKLSGNRLGLLVNFNEKLVRDGIRRLVNNLPE from the coding sequence ATGGAGCTCAGGGAGAATGTGATCGCGCGCATAGCGGTTGATGCGATGATCGAAGTGCATCGTGAATTGGGCCCTGGGCTCTTGGAGAGCAGCTACCAGCACTGTCTGGCCTATGAGCTTCACCAGCGCGGACTGAATGTGGAGTCCGAGGTGGCCCTGCCGTTGGCCTTCAAGGGAGTAAAGCTCGACGCCGGGTACCGGATTGATCTTTGGATCGAACGCACGGTCATCGTGGAGGTCAAGTCGGTGGACGCGCTGCATCCGATCCATACGGCACAGGTGCTCACGTACCTGAAGCTCAGCGGGAACCGGTTGGGCTTGCTCGTGAACTTCAACGAGAAGCTCGTGCGGGATGGCATCCGTCGCTTGGTCAATAATCTCCCGGAGTAA
- a CDS encoding NAD-dependent epimerase/dehydratase family protein, which translates to MQTILGANGVIGNELSKLLPKYTDKVRQVSRHPKQVSAADELFSADLLDANAVSEAVKGSDVAYLVAGLKYDANVWADQWPRVMRNAIDACKRHGTKLVFFDNVYAYGRVDGVMTEDTPYNPCSRKGEVRARIATTLMDEVKRGELQAIIIRAADFYGPHAALSLTHATVFERLRAGKTPQWVGNARTVHTFTYTPDAGRSVALLGNTPSAYGQVWHALTSKEGMTGEQFVRMACELAGKPYAIQVAPGWMLALMGLFVPVLRENKEMMYQFEHDYRFDSSKLERALNLQPTDYRTGIKATL; encoded by the coding sequence ATGCAGACCATCCTCGGCGCCAACGGCGTCATCGGCAACGAGCTCTCCAAGCTCCTACCCAAGTACACCGACAAGGTCCGGCAGGTTAGCCGCCACCCGAAGCAGGTGAGCGCTGCCGATGAGCTGTTCTCCGCCGATCTGCTGGATGCCAATGCCGTGAGCGAGGCCGTGAAGGGCAGCGACGTCGCCTACCTGGTGGCCGGGCTGAAGTACGATGCCAACGTGTGGGCCGACCAATGGCCGCGGGTGATGCGCAACGCCATCGATGCCTGCAAGCGCCACGGCACCAAGCTGGTCTTCTTCGACAACGTGTACGCCTACGGCCGGGTGGACGGTGTGATGACCGAGGACACGCCCTACAACCCCTGCAGCAGGAAGGGTGAGGTTCGGGCGCGTATCGCCACCACCTTGATGGACGAGGTGAAGCGCGGTGAGCTGCAGGCCATTATCATCCGTGCGGCCGATTTCTACGGACCGCACGCGGCCCTGAGCCTCACGCACGCCACCGTGTTCGAGCGGCTGCGGGCGGGCAAGACCCCGCAGTGGGTGGGCAACGCCAGAACCGTGCACACCTTCACGTACACGCCGGATGCCGGAAGGAGCGTCGCGTTGCTGGGCAATACGCCTTCCGCCTACGGGCAGGTGTGGCATGCGCTCACCAGCAAGGAGGGCATGACCGGTGAGCAGTTCGTACGGATGGCCTGTGAGCTGGCCGGCAAGCCCTACGCGATCCAGGTGGCGCCGGGCTGGATGCTCGCGCTGATGGGCCTGTTCGTGCCCGTGCTGCGCGAGAACAAGGAGATGATGTACCAGTTCGAGCACGACTACCGCTTCGACAGCAGCAAGCTGGAGCGGGCGCTGAACCTGCAGCCCACGGACTATCGCACGGGCATCAAGGCCACGCTGTAA
- a CDS encoding ThiF family adenylyltransferase, with protein MENAAASAGLAVVGAGALGCAVLQELTSLPGIALTIIDGDRVEAGNPGRQPLYDVADIGRPKVEAAISRLMAKGASGLRPVDAFLHDGNARQLLRGHRFVLDCTDDLHAKRVIDEACRDLRVPLISGGVHAAQGQVVWLHGPGPGEGLMRSDLFAGRITEEQDGCDMRGVPAEVISAVAVRMSGMAEAFLRGIDPRNAELAVFDQRTGHWSTFCIAMPA; from the coding sequence ATGGAGAACGCTGCGGCAAGTGCGGGCCTAGCAGTGGTCGGTGCAGGGGCACTGGGCTGCGCTGTCCTGCAGGAGCTGACATCCCTGCCCGGCATCGCGCTCACCATCATCGACGGAGACCGGGTTGAGGCCGGGAATCCCGGGCGGCAGCCGCTCTACGACGTTGCGGACATCGGGAGGCCCAAGGTGGAGGCGGCCATTTCCCGCTTGATGGCCAAAGGGGCCAGTGGCCTTCGGCCCGTGGATGCGTTCCTTCATGACGGCAATGCGCGACAGCTCCTCAGGGGACATCGATTTGTGCTGGATTGCACGGATGACCTCCATGCGAAGCGCGTCATCGATGAGGCTTGCCGGGACTTGCGCGTGCCCTTGATCTCCGGTGGAGTCCATGCCGCTCAAGGACAAGTGGTCTGGCTGCACGGCCCTGGACCGGGGGAGGGTTTGATGCGCAGCGACCTGTTCGCGGGCCGTATCACCGAGGAGCAGGATGGCTGTGACATGAGGGGGGTGCCGGCCGAGGTGATCAGTGCGGTTGCAGTGCGGATGAGCGGGATGGCAGAGGCCTTCCTGCGGGGTATTGACCCCCGCAATGCGGAGCTCGCCGTTTTCGACCAGCGCACGGGGCACTGGAGCACCTTCTGCATCGCTATGCCCGCCTGA
- a CDS encoding molybdenum cofactor guanylyltransferase: MSWTGVVLAGGRSSRMGRDKALIEWAGRSLLDCALDRLDAHCAELLVIGEPEKYGHVGPFVIADEWPGKGPLGGVTTAMRYASNDRLLVIACDMPALNDRLFDMLKAQLGTSTDAVVPRHEGLIEPLAAAYHRSAQPAFRRCVELEVLKMGDALSQVRTSFVEVIPGRDGWPGDLFRNINAPGDL, from the coding sequence ATGAGCTGGACCGGCGTGGTGCTCGCAGGCGGCAGGAGCTCCCGCATGGGCCGCGACAAGGCCTTGATCGAATGGGCGGGACGGAGCCTGCTGGATTGCGCGCTTGACAGATTGGATGCGCATTGCGCTGAGCTGCTCGTGATCGGCGAGCCCGAGAAGTACGGCCATGTGGGCCCGTTCGTGATCGCGGATGAATGGCCCGGCAAGGGGCCCCTCGGAGGGGTCACCACCGCCATGCGCTACGCCAGCAACGATAGGCTGCTGGTGATCGCCTGCGACATGCCGGCCCTGAATGACCGGCTATTCGACATGCTGAAGGCGCAGCTCGGAACCTCCACCGATGCGGTGGTGCCGCGGCATGAAGGCTTGATTGAGCCTTTGGCCGCCGCCTACCACCGAAGCGCCCAGCCCGCCTTCCGCCGTTGCGTGGAGCTGGAGGTGCTGAAGATGGGCGATGCCCTTTCGCAGGTCCGCACCAGTTTCGTGGAAGTGATTCCCGGCCGCGATGGCTGGCCCGGCGACCTGTTCCGGAACATCAACGCGCCGGGCGATCTTTGA
- a CDS encoding molybdopterin molybdotransferase MoeA, with translation MTGMITVEEAKRILMAHIRQTAMEFVPLGDAWGRVLASDAYAQDDHPRFDMSAVDGYAVGDGPGPWRIRGALQAGQSLGSVVTTGECVRIFTGAEVPPGTWAVVMQEHGRAEGGTFRLEGAQVGQGANIRRKGESFMRGELLLTKGSRIDPASVGLLLSSGLSEVPVSRGPSVGVVRTGGEFIEEGMPIAGRIHSSNEWMLIAAVREAGCDVEGAAYPAADERGEIRDALMQAIAVNDVVISTGGVSVGDHDLVRDVLVELGAAIHFHGVRQKPGKPMLFATLRGRPVFALPGNPRAVLVCWYAYVLPYLRAMQGQTDPWQRMEQLPLAHAVTLKGERSEFRAALIRSGKVELLPDEGSHMLATLVRADALAILPAGARDLEQGALVEVQWIARA, from the coding sequence ATGACAGGTATGATCACGGTTGAAGAGGCCAAGCGGATCCTGATGGCGCATATCCGGCAGACGGCCATGGAGTTCGTGCCCTTGGGTGACGCGTGGGGGCGGGTTCTCGCATCAGATGCCTATGCGCAGGATGATCATCCGAGGTTCGACATGAGCGCGGTGGATGGCTATGCCGTAGGTGATGGACCTGGGCCTTGGCGCATCCGTGGCGCACTCCAAGCGGGCCAGTCCCTTGGCAGCGTCGTCACCACAGGTGAGTGCGTGCGCATCTTCACCGGGGCGGAGGTCCCCCCGGGCACCTGGGCGGTGGTGATGCAGGAACACGGTCGCGCTGAGGGCGGCACATTCAGGCTCGAAGGAGCGCAGGTCGGGCAAGGCGCCAACATCCGGCGGAAGGGTGAGTCCTTCATGCGCGGTGAGCTGCTGCTGACGAAGGGCTCGCGGATAGACCCAGCAAGCGTGGGTTTGCTGCTGAGCAGCGGGCTATCGGAAGTGCCTGTTTCCCGAGGACCCTCGGTTGGCGTGGTCCGCACCGGTGGAGAGTTCATCGAGGAGGGCATGCCTATCGCGGGGCGAATCCACTCGAGCAACGAATGGATGTTGATCGCAGCGGTGCGCGAGGCCGGCTGCGATGTGGAAGGAGCCGCCTATCCCGCCGCTGACGAACGCGGGGAGATCCGGGACGCGCTGATGCAGGCGATAGCGGTCAACGATGTGGTCATCAGTACAGGCGGTGTCTCCGTCGGGGACCACGATCTGGTGCGTGATGTCCTGGTGGAGCTCGGTGCAGCGATCCATTTCCACGGTGTCCGCCAGAAGCCGGGCAAGCCCATGCTCTTCGCTACACTGCGCGGGAGGCCGGTTTTCGCTCTGCCGGGTAATCCGCGGGCCGTACTGGTCTGCTGGTATGCCTATGTGCTGCCCTACCTGAGAGCGATGCAGGGGCAGACGGACCCATGGCAGAGGATGGAGCAGCTACCGCTCGCCCATGCCGTAACGCTCAAGGGCGAGCGATCGGAGTTCCGTGCCGCGCTCATACGCAGCGGCAAGGTGGAGCTCCTGCCGGATGAGGGGTCGCACATGCTCGCCACGCTGGTTCGCGCCGATGCGCTCGCGATCTTGCCGGCCGGAGCTCGTGATCTGGAACAAGGTGCATTGGTTGAGGTTCAATGGATCGCACGCGCATGA
- the moaCB gene encoding bifunctional molybdenum cofactor biosynthesis protein MoaC/MoaB, with protein sequence MIDITHKPTTLREATATALVTVSDAATITALKEKRVPKGDVLESARVAALFGVKKTHELIPDCHPLPIEHAECTFAVGEMEVIVTMRVRTIYRTGVEVEAMHGASVAALTIYDMLKPIDKGVVIAGIRLQEKKGGKSDWKDRFDVPVKAAVLVISDGVASGKKEDKAGAAIVERLKKLGVEVPVQAVCADEPEEIANMVKAWSTEGLDLILTTGGTGLSPRDRTPEAIAPLLDREVPGIMEAARSYGQERMPWAMMSRGVAGMIGRSLVITLPGSTRGAQETMDALFPFALHVVKVQEHAFRHGL encoded by the coding sequence ATGATCGACATCACCCACAAGCCCACCACCCTGCGCGAGGCCACGGCCACGGCGCTGGTCACCGTGAGCGACGCGGCCACCATCACGGCCTTGAAGGAGAAGCGCGTACCCAAGGGCGATGTGCTGGAGAGCGCCCGTGTGGCGGCCTTGTTCGGGGTGAAGAAGACCCATGAGCTGATCCCCGATTGCCATCCGCTGCCGATCGAGCATGCGGAGTGCACGTTCGCGGTGGGGGAGATGGAGGTGATCGTCACCATGCGGGTGCGCACCATCTACCGCACCGGCGTGGAGGTGGAGGCCATGCACGGTGCCAGTGTCGCAGCGCTCACCATCTACGACATGCTCAAGCCCATCGACAAGGGCGTGGTGATCGCGGGCATCCGGTTGCAAGAGAAGAAGGGCGGCAAGAGCGATTGGAAGGACCGTTTCGATGTGCCCGTGAAGGCGGCCGTGCTGGTGATCAGCGATGGCGTGGCCAGCGGGAAGAAGGAGGACAAGGCGGGCGCGGCGATCGTGGAGCGGTTGAAGAAATTGGGTGTTGAGGTACCCGTGCAGGCCGTTTGCGCCGATGAACCCGAGGAGATCGCCAACATGGTGAAAGCATGGTCAACCGAGGGCCTGGACCTCATCCTCACCACCGGTGGTACTGGCCTCTCGCCCCGCGACCGCACGCCCGAAGCCATCGCACCCCTGCTGGACCGCGAAGTGCCGGGCATCATGGAGGCGGCCCGCAGCTACGGCCAGGAGCGCATGCCCTGGGCCATGATGAGCCGCGGCGTGGCCGGCATGATCGGACGAAGCTTGGTGATCACCCTGCCCGGATCAACCCGCGGTGCGCAGGAGACGATGGATGCCCTATTCCCCTTCGCGCTGCACGTGGTGAAGGTGCAGGAGCATGCATTCAGACATGGTCTATGA